The following are encoded together in the Microterricola viridarii genome:
- a CDS encoding glycoside hydrolase family 3 N-terminal domain-containing protein → MARAPRNRVTIATLLMLPLLLGSTACASPGVGGAQPAHTPSATPSTTSTPVAPPDAAELALAAMPLEQKISSLLMLHAPGTDGAALRAFVDRYRLGGLILMGDNMPGGTDATDLAALGALTATIRGTDAFPPLIGIDQEGGDVMRIGPDPAPGADTLRGMPAAATADAFRARSELLASAGIAVNFGVVADVSADPGSFIYTRSFGSDAAASSERVASAVAGEKNHVLSTLKHFPGHGAAPGDSHHTVPSSAMGLEEWRATEAPPFRAGIDAGAELVMFGHLAYDAIDAAPASLSPEWHRLLREELGFTGLAITDDMRMLQDSGDPRYADPVANTIAAFAAGNDVVLLTLPADPATVGVDIDAMIAGVAAAVRTGAIDAAQIDDSVLAVLRVKENLNSSE, encoded by the coding sequence ATGGCCAGAGCACCCCGGAACCGCGTCACGATCGCCACCCTGCTGATGCTGCCACTCCTGCTCGGCTCCACCGCCTGCGCCAGTCCGGGCGTCGGTGGCGCACAGCCCGCGCACACCCCGAGCGCCACGCCGAGCACGACATCAACCCCCGTCGCCCCGCCGGACGCCGCCGAGCTCGCGCTGGCCGCGATGCCGCTCGAGCAGAAGATCTCCTCCCTTCTCATGCTGCACGCGCCCGGCACCGACGGAGCGGCACTCCGCGCCTTCGTGGACCGCTACCGGCTCGGCGGGCTGATCCTGATGGGCGACAACATGCCCGGCGGCACCGACGCGACAGACCTCGCCGCGCTCGGCGCGCTCACCGCCACAATCCGTGGCACAGACGCGTTCCCGCCGCTCATCGGCATCGATCAGGAGGGCGGCGACGTCATGCGCATCGGCCCCGACCCGGCACCGGGCGCCGACACGCTGCGCGGCATGCCGGCCGCGGCCACCGCCGACGCCTTCCGGGCTCGCTCCGAACTACTGGCGAGCGCCGGCATCGCCGTGAATTTCGGCGTGGTCGCCGACGTCAGCGCCGACCCTGGCTCCTTCATCTACACGCGATCCTTCGGGTCGGACGCCGCGGCCAGCAGCGAGCGGGTGGCCTCCGCTGTAGCCGGTGAGAAGAACCACGTGCTCAGCACGCTCAAGCACTTCCCGGGTCACGGCGCAGCCCCCGGCGACTCCCACCACACCGTGCCGAGCAGCGCGATGGGGCTGGAGGAGTGGCGCGCCACCGAGGCACCTCCGTTCCGGGCGGGCATCGACGCCGGCGCCGAGCTCGTGATGTTCGGGCATCTCGCCTACGACGCCATCGATGCGGCGCCCGCCAGCCTCTCACCGGAATGGCATCGCCTGCTCCGTGAGGAACTGGGCTTCACTGGCCTGGCCATCACCGACGACATGCGGATGCTGCAGGATTCCGGCGACCCGCGCTACGCGGACCCCGTCGCGAACACCATCGCGGCGTTCGCAGCGGGCAACGACGTGGTGCTGCTGACCCTGCCGGCCGACCCTGCCACCGTCGGGGTGGATATCGACGCGATGATCGCCGGCGTCGCGGCGGCCGTGCGCACCGGCGCGATCGATGCCGCCCAGATCGACGATTCCGTGCTCGCCGTTCTGCGCGTCAAAGAAAATCTGAATAGTTCGGAATAA
- a CDS encoding YceI family protein, producing MTATLETTIPGYRAGTWVIDPTHSEVGFSIRHLMISKVKGKFERFNATFVTAENPLESTVTASAEVTSVNTNEPTRDGHLRTGDFFEAETYPTIDFVSTGVRVEKGDFLVDGNLTMKGVTKPVTFEFDFGGFGTDPYGNYKAGATAKTTVNREDFGLTYNAALETGGMLLGDTVTISLELQAALEQ from the coding sequence ATGACTGCAACGCTCGAAACCACCATCCCCGGCTACCGCGCAGGCACCTGGGTCATCGACCCGACGCACAGCGAGGTCGGATTCAGCATCCGTCACCTGATGATCAGCAAGGTCAAGGGCAAGTTCGAGCGCTTCAACGCCACGTTCGTCACCGCAGAGAACCCCCTCGAGTCCACCGTCACCGCGTCGGCCGAGGTCACCTCTGTGAACACGAACGAGCCCACCCGCGACGGCCACCTCCGCACCGGCGACTTCTTCGAGGCCGAGACCTACCCGACCATCGACTTCGTGTCGACCGGTGTCCGCGTTGAGAAGGGCGACTTCCTCGTCGACGGCAATCTCACCATGAAGGGCGTGACCAAGCCCGTCACGTTCGAGTTCGACTTCGGCGGCTTCGGCACCGACCCCTACGGCAACTACAAGGCCGGCGCCACCGCGAAGACCACTGTCAACCGCGAGGACTTCGGCCTCACCTACAACGCGGCCCTCGAGACCGGCGGAATGCTGCTCGGCGACACCGTCACGATCTCGCTCGAGCTGCAGGCAGCGCTCGAGCAGTAA
- a CDS encoding endonuclease/exonuclease/phosphatase family protein, with amino-acid sequence MPGFPSAARTGRTRPPARRAAARVVAVAALALAAAILLHPVIPGAVGTAIATVLPWLGLVVLALLVVALLTRRRVWIVTLVPLVAWLALVAPLAVPLQDVPAAQAGEYSMTVASQNVEAGSGGAAESALTLAAQDADVIALEEMDGAARAEVREAIDGDYPYLYTVGTVGLWSRYPIVNEQPLELGLGWNRALAADLETPSGLVSIYVVHAASLRPGAQSDRDGMLARLAEIVAQDENERVLVVGDFNATVTDPAMRALQRTVREPNQSKASLGFTWPSTAPIARIDHIFQAGLTPLESSVLQAGNSDHRAVLSRFGF; translated from the coding sequence ATGCCAGGATTCCCCAGCGCCGCCCGAACGGGCAGAACACGGCCACCGGCGAGGCGCGCCGCGGCCCGCGTCGTCGCTGTCGCCGCGCTCGCCCTGGCCGCGGCGATCCTGCTGCACCCCGTGATCCCCGGCGCAGTCGGCACCGCCATCGCAACGGTGTTGCCGTGGCTGGGCCTCGTGGTGCTTGCCCTGCTCGTCGTCGCCCTGCTCACGCGTCGACGGGTGTGGATCGTCACATTGGTGCCCCTCGTCGCCTGGCTGGCTCTCGTCGCGCCGCTCGCGGTGCCGCTGCAGGACGTTCCGGCCGCGCAAGCCGGGGAGTACTCGATGACCGTTGCCAGCCAGAACGTCGAGGCCGGCTCCGGCGGCGCCGCCGAGTCGGCGCTGACCCTGGCTGCCCAGGATGCCGACGTGATCGCGCTGGAGGAGATGGACGGCGCCGCGCGGGCAGAGGTGCGGGAAGCCATCGACGGGGACTACCCCTACTTGTACACGGTGGGAACGGTCGGCCTGTGGAGCCGGTACCCCATCGTCAACGAGCAGCCTCTCGAGCTCGGCCTCGGCTGGAACCGCGCGCTGGCCGCCGACCTCGAGACGCCGAGCGGCCTGGTGAGCATCTACGTGGTGCACGCCGCATCCCTGCGCCCCGGAGCCCAGAGCGACCGCGACGGCATGCTCGCCCGGCTCGCCGAGATCGTCGCCCAGGACGAGAACGAGCGGGTGCTCGTCGTCGGTGACTTCAACGCCACCGTCACCGACCCCGCCATGCGCGCCCTGCAACGCACGGTGCGCGAGCCCAACCAGTCGAAAGCCTCGCTCGGGTTCACCTGGCCCAGCACGGCGCCGATCGCACGGATCGACCACATCTTCCAGGCCGGGTTGACGCCGCTGGAGAGCTCCGTGCTGCAAGCCGGAAACAGCGACCACCGCGCCGTGCTCAGCCGCTTCGGCTTCTAA
- a CDS encoding TMEM175 family protein, producing the protein MTEEAGTQSPRRLEAFSDGVFAIAATLLVLDLSIDHLGAITSNDQLWHALGSISDSVLSFVISFLLLCMLWMVHASQFEHIRRVDSTVLWLNSLRLLGIVLIPFTTTLNADFGDMLIGRLALPLNFLCVLVLGWVLWQYVAKRSRGLLDDMTDAEVRQSGRRAFGALLAGVVVVVLAPFIGSWAFLAFAVSPLVGTALSRLGLRSRSG; encoded by the coding sequence GTGACTGAGGAGGCTGGCACGCAGTCGCCGCGACGCCTGGAGGCGTTCTCGGACGGCGTGTTCGCCATCGCGGCAACGCTCCTGGTGCTCGACCTCTCGATCGACCACCTCGGTGCGATCACCAGCAATGACCAGCTTTGGCACGCACTCGGCTCGATCTCCGACAGCGTGCTGAGTTTCGTCATCAGCTTCCTGCTGCTCTGCATGCTGTGGATGGTGCACGCGAGCCAGTTCGAGCACATCAGGCGCGTCGACAGCACGGTGCTCTGGCTCAACTCCCTGCGCCTGCTCGGCATTGTGCTCATCCCGTTCACGACGACCTTGAACGCCGACTTCGGCGACATGCTGATCGGGCGTCTCGCGCTGCCGCTCAACTTCCTGTGCGTGCTGGTCTTGGGCTGGGTGCTCTGGCAGTACGTCGCGAAGCGCTCGCGCGGCCTGCTCGACGACATGACGGATGCCGAGGTGCGCCAGAGTGGCCGGAGGGCGTTCGGCGCGCTCCTGGCCGGTGTCGTCGTGGTTGTGCTGGCGCCGTTCATCGGCTCGTGGGCGTTCCTCGCCTTCGCGGTGAGCCCGCTGGTCGGCACCGCCCTCTCCCGGCTGGGGCTTAGAAGCCGAAGCGGCTGA
- a CDS encoding FUSC family protein, producing the protein MTSRIQASSRLPLLQVTKVAFASVLAWVIAQFLLPTDLPIFAAIAALLVVQPSVNQTLGRAIERSVGVIAGVIVATVIAQLFGGSEWIILTTIVVSIFIGWALRLTPASANQIPISAMLVLALGTTTPGYAAERIIETLIGATVGFIVAISIAPPVLLTPAQESVTALGRELAATIERLAGALEEPMRPAQLEELLLNARLLRPMQAKASDAVTQGRESLAFNPRRSRFGGAVEAEAALLARLSPLVNRVLGMTRAVRDHYDDSLREEPTVHAIAVELRRAAHDLRLLFEPDDVTAEQAEQEPEPLALTAPLVIATPHPEHWILIGSLLEDLRRVREEIVGD; encoded by the coding sequence ATGACTTCTCGCATCCAGGCGTCCAGCCGGCTGCCGCTGTTGCAAGTGACGAAGGTGGCGTTCGCCTCGGTGCTGGCCTGGGTGATCGCCCAGTTCCTGCTGCCAACCGACCTGCCGATTTTCGCCGCGATCGCGGCGCTGCTCGTCGTGCAACCGAGCGTGAACCAGACCCTCGGCCGGGCCATCGAACGCTCCGTCGGGGTCATCGCCGGCGTGATCGTCGCCACCGTCATCGCCCAGCTGTTCGGCGGCAGCGAGTGGATCATCCTGACGACCATCGTCGTCTCCATCTTCATCGGCTGGGCGCTGCGGCTCACGCCAGCATCCGCCAACCAGATCCCGATCAGCGCCATGCTTGTGCTGGCTCTCGGCACGACGACGCCCGGCTACGCGGCCGAGCGGATCATCGAGACGCTGATCGGCGCCACCGTCGGTTTCATCGTCGCGATCAGCATCGCCCCACCCGTGCTGCTTACACCCGCCCAAGAGAGCGTGACCGCACTCGGGCGAGAGCTCGCCGCCACGATCGAACGGCTCGCCGGGGCGCTCGAGGAGCCGATGCGCCCCGCCCAGCTCGAGGAGCTGCTGCTGAACGCCCGGCTGCTGCGGCCCATGCAGGCGAAGGCGAGCGATGCCGTGACCCAGGGCAGGGAGAGCCTCGCCTTCAACCCGCGGCGATCGCGTTTCGGCGGCGCCGTGGAGGCGGAGGCAGCGTTGCTGGCGCGCCTGTCACCGCTGGTGAACCGCGTGCTCGGGATGACGAGGGCGGTGCGTGACCACTACGACGACAGTCTGCGCGAGGAGCCGACCGTGCACGCCATCGCTGTCGAGCTGAGACGGGCCGCACACGACCTGCGCCTGCTGTTCGAGCCGGACGACGTCACCGCCGAGCAGGCAGAGCAGGAGCCGGAGCCGCTGGCGCTCACCGCTCCCCTCGTCATCGCCACGCCGCATCCCGAACACTGGATCTTGATCGGCTCGCTGCTGGAGGACCTCCGCCGCGTGCGGGAGGAGATCGTCGGTGACTGA
- a CDS encoding winged helix DNA-binding domain-containing protein has protein sequence MARDSAHREIALLRARAQGLFPADAAAPAAVVGSLLALQAQDLAAAKWAIGVRSPGSTLAGLDAAIDAGEIVRSWPMRGTLHFVPGEDLGWMQQCTTARLLAQARPTHEAQGLTSAVHERARELAVEALSGGQSLTRAAFQDMLERNGISTAGNRGYHLIWFLAQTGTLCWGPTAGNAQALVLLDEWVRNPRRLEPDEAFAEFLLRYLRGHGPATLQDFVWWSKLTVAEAKRGLQVARPLLVERVIGDTSYWMPAELDIADADAAADIAAARRRFAASAWLLPAFDEYFLGYRDRQASADLEHQERIVPGKNGVFRPIVVVAGRVVGTWRRRVAGGSGAGRGVQIDIEPFGPVGAAQVAALRRAGNRYAHFLGVRAGELDVRGQVRQ, from the coding sequence ATGGCGAGGGATTCGGCACACCGTGAGATCGCGCTGCTGCGGGCCAGGGCGCAGGGATTGTTCCCAGCGGATGCCGCGGCGCCGGCCGCCGTGGTGGGCTCGCTGCTGGCGCTGCAGGCGCAGGATCTCGCCGCCGCGAAGTGGGCGATCGGGGTCCGCTCCCCCGGCAGCACGCTGGCCGGGCTGGACGCCGCGATCGACGCCGGCGAGATCGTGCGCTCCTGGCCGATGCGCGGAACGCTGCATTTCGTGCCGGGCGAGGACCTCGGTTGGATGCAGCAGTGCACCACCGCGCGCCTGCTCGCACAGGCCCGGCCGACCCACGAGGCCCAAGGGCTGACGTCAGCTGTGCATGAGCGCGCGCGGGAGCTGGCCGTCGAGGCGCTCTCCGGCGGACAGAGCCTCACCCGCGCGGCGTTCCAAGACATGCTGGAGCGGAACGGTATCAGCACCGCCGGTAACCGCGGCTACCACCTGATCTGGTTCCTCGCCCAAACGGGGACGCTCTGCTGGGGCCCGACCGCCGGCAACGCGCAGGCCCTGGTGCTGCTGGACGAGTGGGTGCGAAACCCGCGGCGGCTCGAGCCCGATGAGGCCTTCGCCGAGTTCCTGCTCCGCTACCTGCGCGGCCATGGGCCGGCCACGCTGCAGGACTTCGTCTGGTGGAGCAAGCTGACCGTCGCCGAGGCGAAACGCGGGCTCCAGGTCGCGCGCCCGCTGCTGGTCGAGCGGGTCATCGGCGACACGAGCTACTGGATGCCGGCCGAGCTGGACATCGCGGACGCGGATGCCGCGGCCGACATTGCCGCGGCACGGCGCCGCTTCGCCGCATCCGCCTGGCTGCTGCCCGCCTTCGACGAGTACTTCCTCGGCTATCGCGACCGGCAGGCCTCGGCCGACCTGGAACACCAGGAGCGCATCGTTCCGGGCAAGAACGGGGTGTTCCGGCCGATCGTCGTGGTTGCAGGGAGGGTCGTCGGCACGTGGCGGCGCCGCGTGGCCGGTGGCTCGGGAGCGGGGCGCGGCGTGCAGATCGACATCGAGCCGTTCGGCCCGGTGGGCGCGGCGCAGGTGGCCGCGCTGCGGCGCGCGGGCAACCGGTATGCCCACTTCCTCGGCGTGCGTGCGGGCGAACTCGACGTGCGCGGCCAGGTGCGGCAGTAG
- a CDS encoding ABC-F family ATP-binding cassette domain-containing protein: MLNVQDLEIRVGARVLMENVNFRVSAGDKIGLVGRNGAGKTTLTKTLAGETLPTGGTIERTGEIGYLPQDPRSGDPEMLARTRILDARGLGTIVLEMQQATIDMGSSDTAVAEAGMKKYGNLTDRFQALGGYAAEAEAASIASNLNLPDRILEQPLKTLSGGQRRRIELARILFSDAGTMILDEPTNHLDADSVVWLRDFLKNYKGGFIVITHDIELVGETVNRVFYLDANRMVIDTYNMNWKNYQRQRAADEERRKKERSNAEKKAGVLQMQAARFGAKASKAAAAHQMVARAEKLLAGLDEVRVADRVAKLRFPTPAACGKTPLMAENLSKSYGSLEIFTAVDLAIDRGSKVVIIGLNGAGKTTLLRILGGADQPDTGTIQPGHGLRIGYFAQEHETIDVGRTVLENMVSSSPNITETEARKVLGSFLFTGDDGHKKAGVLSGGEKTRLALAMIVVSGANVLLLDEPTNNLDPASRLEILDALAHFEGAVVLVSHDPGAVEALNPERVLILPDGVEDHWNKEYADLIALA; the protein is encoded by the coding sequence GTGCTGAACGTTCAAGACCTCGAGATTCGCGTCGGAGCGCGCGTGCTCATGGAGAACGTGAACTTTCGCGTATCCGCCGGTGACAAGATCGGCCTCGTCGGCCGCAACGGTGCCGGCAAGACCACGCTGACCAAGACCCTCGCGGGCGAGACGTTGCCGACCGGCGGCACCATCGAGCGCACCGGCGAGATCGGTTACCTGCCGCAGGACCCGCGCTCCGGCGACCCGGAGATGCTGGCCCGCACCCGCATCCTCGACGCCCGCGGCCTCGGCACCATCGTGCTCGAGATGCAGCAGGCGACGATTGACATGGGCAGCAGCGACACGGCCGTCGCCGAGGCCGGCATGAAGAAGTACGGCAACCTGACCGACCGCTTCCAGGCGCTCGGCGGCTATGCCGCAGAGGCAGAGGCCGCGTCCATCGCGAGCAACCTCAACCTGCCCGACCGCATCCTCGAGCAGCCGCTGAAGACCCTCTCCGGTGGTCAGCGCCGCCGCATCGAGCTGGCCCGCATCCTGTTCTCGGATGCCGGCACCATGATCCTCGATGAGCCGACGAACCACCTCGACGCCGACTCCGTCGTCTGGTTGCGCGACTTCCTGAAGAACTACAAGGGCGGCTTCATCGTGATCACCCACGATATTGAGCTCGTCGGCGAGACCGTCAACCGCGTGTTCTACCTGGACGCCAACCGCATGGTCATCGACACCTACAACATGAACTGGAAGAACTACCAGCGTCAGCGTGCCGCCGACGAGGAGCGCCGCAAGAAGGAGCGCTCCAACGCCGAGAAGAAGGCCGGCGTGCTGCAGATGCAGGCCGCCCGCTTCGGCGCCAAGGCGTCCAAGGCTGCCGCCGCCCACCAGATGGTGGCCCGTGCCGAGAAGCTGCTCGCCGGCCTCGACGAGGTGCGCGTCGCAGACCGCGTCGCCAAGCTGCGCTTCCCGACGCCCGCCGCCTGCGGCAAGACACCGCTGATGGCCGAGAACCTGAGCAAGAGCTACGGCTCGCTCGAGATCTTCACCGCCGTCGACCTCGCGATCGACCGGGGTTCCAAGGTCGTCATCATCGGCTTGAACGGTGCCGGCAAGACGACGCTGCTGCGCATCCTCGGCGGCGCCGACCAGCCGGACACCGGCACGATCCAGCCCGGCCACGGTCTGCGCATCGGCTACTTCGCGCAGGAGCACGAGACGATCGACGTGGGCCGCACCGTGCTCGAGAACATGGTCTCCTCCTCGCCGAACATCACGGAGACCGAGGCCCGCAAGGTGCTCGGATCGTTCCTGTTCACGGGCGACGACGGCCACAAGAAGGCCGGCGTGCTCTCCGGTGGCGAGAAGACCCGTCTGGCCTTGGCCATGATCGTCGTCTCCGGCGCCAACGTTCTGCTGCTCGATGAGCCCACGAACAACCTCGACCCCGCCAGCCGCCTCGAGATCCTCGATGCGCTCGCGCACTTCGAGGGTGCCGTCGTCCTGGTCAGCCACGACCCGGGTGCCGTTGAGGCGCTGAACCCCGAGCGCGTGCTGATCCTGCCCGACGGTGTCGAGGACCACTGGAACAAGGAGTACGCGGACCTCATCGCACTGGCGTAA
- a CDS encoding GNAT family N-acetyltransferase: MLAELTLPIALHTGPGGSTGSGTAEFTLRRASASDLDALMALLSDDPVSASRGDVADAGDRAAYLRALEQIVADPSNELLIVVAAGATDAAGSPIATMQLTRIPGMARRGSTRLLVEAVRVSSTQRSAGIGGAMMRWVTDTAAPALGSSLVQLTSDAARTDAHRFYERLGFVGSHVGFKYPVA; encoded by the coding sequence ATGCTCGCCGAACTCACGCTCCCGATCGCGCTGCACACCGGCCCCGGAGGGAGCACAGGGAGCGGCACCGCGGAATTCACACTGCGGCGCGCATCCGCTTCCGATCTGGATGCCCTGATGGCGCTGCTCTCCGACGACCCGGTCAGCGCCTCCCGCGGCGACGTCGCCGATGCCGGGGACCGCGCCGCGTACCTCAGGGCGCTCGAGCAGATCGTCGCCGACCCGTCGAACGAGCTCCTCATCGTCGTGGCGGCGGGGGCGACGGATGCCGCCGGCTCCCCCATCGCCACCATGCAGCTGACCCGCATCCCCGGCATGGCCCGACGCGGCTCCACCCGTCTTCTGGTGGAAGCTGTTCGGGTGAGCAGCACGCAGCGCTCCGCCGGGATCGGCGGTGCCATGATGCGCTGGGTCACCGACACGGCCGCGCCGGCGCTCGGCTCCAGCTTGGTGCAGCTCACCTCGGACGCGGCCAGGACCGACGCACACCGCTTCTACGAGCGGCTCGGCTTCGTCGGCTCACACGTGGGCTTCAAGTATCCCGTCGCCTAG
- a CDS encoding response regulator transcription factor, whose protein sequence is MVTATIVARHPNVQVVGEAATLREAGLVVAGTLPELLVVDLDIPDPVSALERLVAKAGPDASILGFDAPRAPHASASARLLGGMPRATVVHHDAGQEAFLGALSALLAESAPLVVGAQRAGAPLLTARQTETLALAADGMSNAQIAERLYISVGTVKRHLSDAFIALGARSRVEAINRARSAGHLDEAAAAALTFTRARSA, encoded by the coding sequence ATGGTGACGGCGACAATCGTGGCGCGGCATCCGAACGTGCAGGTGGTTGGAGAGGCCGCGACGCTCCGCGAGGCGGGGCTTGTGGTCGCCGGCACGCTGCCGGAGCTCCTCGTCGTCGACCTGGACATCCCGGATCCGGTGTCGGCGCTGGAGCGCCTGGTCGCGAAGGCCGGCCCGGACGCCTCGATCCTCGGCTTCGACGCCCCACGCGCGCCGCACGCCTCCGCCTCTGCCCGACTTCTCGGCGGGATGCCGCGGGCCACCGTCGTTCACCACGATGCCGGTCAGGAGGCCTTCCTCGGGGCTCTCTCGGCGTTGCTCGCTGAATCCGCGCCGTTGGTCGTGGGCGCGCAGCGGGCGGGAGCGCCGCTGCTGACCGCCCGCCAGACCGAGACTCTGGCGCTGGCCGCCGATGGCATGTCCAACGCCCAGATCGCGGAGCGCCTGTACATCTCGGTGGGCACCGTCAAGCGGCACCTCTCCGACGCCTTCATCGCGCTCGGAGCGCGCTCACGCGTCGAAGCGATCAATCGCGCCCGCTCGGCGGGGCATCTGGACGAGGCGGCCGCTGCGGCGTTGACGTTCACGCGTGCACGCAGCGCGTAA